The following coding sequences lie in one Kryptolebias marmoratus isolate JLee-2015 linkage group LG5, ASM164957v2, whole genome shotgun sequence genomic window:
- the LOC108242617 gene encoding tyrosine-protein kinase STYK1, whose product MTSTSTNDTLCQSDDNICIVREFQLEIIIVPTVLLGLTLICLLIICSLLYCCNQERTRASHRYHSSKHRHTQAHHRTHQHHNTHPQHQNTHPNQHNTHPHHNKHAQHQNTQPHQHSTHAHHQNTHHQNTHAHHQNTHHQNTHAHHQNTHHQNTHAHHQNNHAHHQNTHAHHQNTHAHHQNNHAHHQNTHAHHQNTHAHHQNTRTHHNTRKHNQRQHLRGIDAPPGINPLEHEELPMTVQTRRPTEAAVPQTSTERPLGDFSQVIALPSSFSIQPSDTVNLYRARMNNRDVILRMLKVTASSSEKQHFLDFASFLSRLGPHPFVPAVLGVVSVQPPLALVVEEMKHRDLLGFLWECRQDNSSIDMTEKRIFIMAGQVASALDYLHSQSCIHGNVAARSVLVGADLTAKLWGLGSAYRRSQASSGGAVEDMELRKWQAPEVLAGRSVSQSSDVWSFGILIYEMVTLGDPPFANITATELLQYLQRGKYLKRPTTCSESLYSIIRSCCHWTPQRRTSLTELIRTLQAGERSANGRTVLRVTEPFNFDRYKREAGIGEAYNHAVF is encoded by the exons ATGACATCTACCAGTACAAACGACACCCTGTGCCAATCAGATGACAACATCTGTA TTGTTCGGGAGTTCCAGCTGGAAATCATAATTGTCCCCACGGTGCTCCTCGGGCTGACGCTCATCTGTTTACTCATCATTTGTTCACTCTTGTATTGCTGCAACCAAGAGAGAACACGAGCCTCGCATCGCTACCACAGctcaaaacacagacacacacaggcacaccaCCGCACACACCAGCATcacaacacacacccacagCATCAAAACACACACCCCAACCAGCATAACACACACCCGCACCACAACAAACACGCACAACATCAGAACACACAACCGCACCAGCATAGCACACACGCACACCATCAAAACACACACCATcagaacacacatgcacaccatCAGAACACACACCATcagaacacacatgcacaccatCAGAACACACACCATcagaacacacatgcacaccatCAGAACAATCATGCACACCATcagaacacacatgcacaccatcagaacacacatgcacaccatCAGAACAATCATGCACACCATcagaacacacatgcacaccatcagaacacacatgcacaccatcagaacacacgcacacaccacaacacaagaaaacacaaccaGAGGCAGCACCTTCGAGGAATTGACG cccCACCTGGGATTAACCCATTAGAACACGAAGAGCTGCCAATGACGGTTCAAACCAGGCGGCCAACCGAGGCTGCGGTGCCTCAGACGTCCACGGAGAGGCCCCTCGGGGACTTCAGTCAGGTCATTGCACTTCCGTCGTCCTTCTCCATCCAACCCAGTGACACAGTGAACCTCTACAGAGCGCGCATGAACAACAGGGACGTCATCCTGAGGATGCTCAAAG TAACAGCAAGCAGCAGTGAGAAACAGCACTTTTTGGACTTTGCTTCCTTCCTGAGCAGACTGGGGCCTCACCCCTTCGTTCCTGCAGTGCTGGGAGTCGTTTCAGTGCAGCCACCTTTAGCTCTGGTGGTGGAGGAGATGAAGCACAGAGATCTGCTGGGCTTCCTCTGGGAATGCAGACAG GATAACTCAAGCATTGATATGACAGAGAAGAGGATTTTCATCATGGCAGGACAAGTGGCCTCTGCTCTG GACTACCTGCACAGTCAGAGCTGTATCCATGGTAACGTGGCGGCCCGCAGCGTCCTGGTCGGTGCCGACCTGACAGCCAAGCTGTGGGGTCTGGGCTCGGCCTATCGCAGATCTCAGGCCAGTTCTGGGGGAGCCGTGGAGGATATGGAGCTGAGGAAATGGCAGGCGCCCGAAGTTCTGGCCGGGAGATCCGTCAGTCAGAGCAGCGACGT ATGGTCCTTTGGCATCTTGATCTATGAAATGGTCACACTGG GTGACCCACCTTTTGCTAACATCACGGCGACTGAACTTCTGCAGTACCTCCAGAGAGGAAAGTACCTCAAACGGCCGACGACCTGCTCCGAATCTCT GTACTCCATCATCAGGTCCTGCTGCCACTGGACCCCCCAGCGGCGCACCTCCCTGACAGAACTGATCCGAACGCTTCAGGCAGGAGAACGATCAGCTAACGGGAGAACAGTTCTGAGGGTGACAGAACCGTTCAACTTTGACAGATACAAAAGAGAGGCGGGGATTGGAGAGGCTTATAACCACGCTGTGTTCTGA